The genomic stretch AAGTCAAGAACTAGGTTTGCTTCTTTATAAATGTTTATTCATCTTGTCTGATTGAGAAGAAAAGGCACATGAGGAAGCATTTTAGACTATAGAAAGGATTTTGATGGTGATGACTAGCACGTTGGTGAGGATTTTAATGCTATTAGGCATATAAAGAGAGGTGTGGGAGAAGTAGTCAGTGCATACAGAGTGAGATTGATGAGTTTAATGAGTTTATTGAGGCTATAAATCTTATTGAAATTCCATCCTTAAGTGACTCTTTTTCTTGGGCTAACAATGATGGTAGTGCTAGAAGCAGCCTCGACAGATTTCTTCTCACAAAGAGCATGGTGAATAGTTGGAAAGTGGTGGGGCAAGAGATTTGGGTGAAGGATATTTCTGATCATGCTCATGTTTGGATCAAGACCAATGGTCTAGATTTGGGCCCTAAGTCGTTTAGGGTGTTAGTTATTGGTTTGAGCATAAAGATTACAAAAAAATTGTGATTGAGACTTGAAACTTGTTCAAGGTGGAAGGGATGCATGATTTTGCTCTTAAAGAAAAATTTAAGCTCCTTAGAGAAAGCCTCAAAGTGTGGAATGTCAAAGTGTTTGGATGGTTGGAGTTAAGGATTGAGAAGATGGTTATAGAGTTCAATGAGATTGACAATTCTATGAATAATGTTGATCCTAATTCAAAGGTTGAGTTGGTTCAAAAGAGGAAAGAAGTTTCTAGTGAAATTTGGAGAAATCTCAATTTGAAGGAAAGCATTATTCGCCTAAAGTCTAGAATTCGGTGGTTAAAGGAGGGTGATCAAAACACGAGTTTTTTCCATGCTAGTTTGaaggaaagaagaagaagtaaTGAAATAGTGTTTGTTCCAAAGGAAGGGGATGCCATTTTGAGGATGTGGAGTGTGTAAAGGAAGAGGTGAAGACAATTTTGAGGAGAGATTCGGGgaataaaataataataaacttGTTATGGATGTAGATCAATTTAGAAGGATTTCAACAGTTGATTGTAAGGCTTTAGAatccaaattcttgattgagtAAATTAAAAGAGGCACGTGGGATAGTGATGGATAAAAAAGTCTCGGACCTGATGGCTTAAATTTTGAATTTATTCAGAAGTTTTGGAATTTGCTAGAATCAAAGTTATTTAAATTTATGAATGGTAAGCTTCCCAAGGCGGTAGTTGCGTCTTTCATTGCTCTTGTTCCAAAGGTTCTGAATCCTCGAGATTTAGGAAATTATAGGCCTATTTTTCTTGTTGGTTTCTTATACAAAATATAGTCAAAAGCTTTGGTCGCAAGACTCAAAAGTGTTCTTAGCTAGGTGGTATTAATTTCTCAAACAACATTTATTCTGGGCCGACAACTTTTGGATGGAGTTCTTGTTTTTAATGAGATTATAGACTtagaaaagaaaaataagaaggattttgttgttgttgaaagTCGACTTTGAACAAGCTTAAAATTATGTTAGTTGGATATACTTTAGGTTTGTTCTCAAGAGCATGGGTTGCAAGGCGAGATGGTTGAAATGGATGGAAGCTACCGTTTTTTGTATCAAAATGTGAATCTTGGTTAACGAGAGTCCAACAAATGATTTTAAGGTGGAGCAAGGCTTAAGACAAAGGGACCCTcttttctattttctattttctctTGTAGCTGAAGGTCTTGCGTGTTTGATCAATATAACAACTAGCATTAGATAGTTTGTTGGATTCAGGTTTGATGTTTTCCATGAGCACAAGATTCTAAAATTCGTAAATGATACCATTCTTAGTGGTAATGGGAGTTGCGAAAAGTTGTGGAGCATGAACGCGATGTTGAGGGGATTCGAAATGTTGTCGGGGTTAAAAGTCATTTTTTTCAAAAGCAAGTTATATGGTATTAATATTAAAGAATTATTTATGGAGGAGGCCTCTCAATTCTTATCTTGAAATGTCAATAAATTATGTATAATTTTTTGGGAATTCCTATTGGGTGTAATTCGAGAAGGTGTAATACTTGGCATCCATTGATTACTGGTATGAAGACGAGACTTTCGTCTTGGAAAGGCAGGAGAATTTCGATCAGAGGTAGAGTAATGTTGTTGAATTATGTTCTTTCAAGCCTCCTAGTGTCTTTCATGTCATTTTACAAAGCTCTGAAGAAGATTATAAAAAAGATAACCTAATTAAAGAGCAACTTTTTATGGAGAGGAAATGAAGAGAATAGGGGTATAAATTGGGTTAATTGGAGCAAAGTGCGTAAGTAAAAAAAAGAGGGTGGTTTGGGGGTGAGAAACTTCGAGACGTTCAATACGATGCTTCTTTGCAAATGGAAGTGGAGGATGCTTCAAGATGATAATTCTATTTGGAGGGACTTGTTAATCTCCAAATATGGTAGTTTGCATAGTCAGGTTGTGCGTGGAACAATTCCAAGAggtgaaaatatttatttaatatgGTGGAAGGATTTGCATTGCACTTTCAAGTCAGTTTGCTTGTGTGATAATTGGTTTTCAGGGAATGTTTCAATCCAAGTGGGCAACAAAAATAGAGTTATGTTCTGGAAAGAAAATTGGTTGGGAGTTTCTTCTTTGCGGAACACTTTTCCAGTTCTGTTTCAGGAAGTTGTTGATCCATATATGCATTGATTGTGGAAGCGGGTTATTGGAGAGATGGAATTTTGAAGTGGTGTTCTAATCCCATACAGTTTGTCGGAAATCCTGAAGCTTTTAATCAGTACAATAATTTGAATATTTTACTAGAAGGAATATCTTTAGATGTTGAGAAAGTTGACAAGTTTCATTGGTGGCATAACATGGAGAAAGTTTTTTATGTTAAGAGATGTTACGGTAGACTTGGCTTGGCTAAAGAGTTAGTTCCATGAGATATTGATATTGTGAAAGCAGTGACACAGGTTTGGCATTCAAAAGCTCTGTCAAAAATTAAAATTTTCGACATGAGGATTTTACTCAATAGAATACCAACTAGAGATCAACTTGGAAGGAGAAGAATGTTGCCAACACTTGTGAAATGGTTTGCATATGTTACttttgttgaattgtaattctttgtgtcaaagcatgttgctcgacagagaaaggaagtgtcgaaccacctagtgtgttgagttgtgttagtgtgtcgaagtgtcaaagcatgttgcttcacacaagatttcgacttaggcctattttagtagtgttagttattttgggcttttatagttttgggttttggcttgaggttcaagttaacctaaatctataaatagaaggagtaacccttattcttgtgatgaagtgaatagagtattcataacattgtattcacaatattttgcagttgcaaagtgaataagaagttttccacagtttgtgggaagagagaaactctgcagaatttaattCTTCTCCTCCTTCATTGTTCTTTAATTTATTTCTCCActgttcttctcttttcattgttattgaGTGGGAGATaataatcttgttcatcaagattgattgacATTCTCCATAGGTTatggtggatttccaacatctggtatcaaaGATCTGTTgaaggtatatggagaagtgttgacatcaagatctgttgttggaaagatcttgaggtcgttagatccaaagttcgaccacgtggtagtagccataaaAGAGTCTAAATATTTGTCAAAACCGAaaaaggaagagcttcaagggacacttgaatctcatgaacaaagaatgactgaaagagctgcaggaaagtcgaaaAATGATATGACTTTACATGcgcaatcaacaaaagaaaggaaaTGCAAAGGAAGCTGAAATGGCAACAAAAGCAGAGGAGGCTACAATAATTTGACTGATCAAAATaagcaagaaggaaactggttAAATCAAAGAAAAtcctggaaccaaggcaaccaagAGATGGTGTTGCGGATAGAGGAAAAGGTAGTGGTtaaaagccagacaagagtcatattcagtgttacaattttcagaagtatggtcactattctagtgattgtccagaaaagcagaagaaacaagaaacttatgcaaagctggcgaaacatgaaaAAGAAGAAACGTTGatgatggttacaacaagagatgaagagagattcaaggaccagtggtacttggactcatgatgctcatcacacatgtctgaaaggaaagattggtttgtcaacataaagtcctcaatgaagaacatggtgaaattttcAAATGACAACACTATAGCAGTTAGAGGTGCTGGTGATGTTCtaattatgaggaaagatggaaagaggttattaatttcaaatgtgttgtacataccaagcatgaagagcaatttgctcagcaaaggacagttagtcgaaaagaactacaaggtgtcgatcaaagaaaagatgatgagagttctcgactcaaatggaaggttgatcttgaaggctccaatgtctcagaacAGAACCTTCAAGATTGATCTAAATGTGATTGAGCATAAGTGTCTGGAAACAGCAGCcagcagagatgaatggatatggaatTATAAACTTGGAtatctcaatttcaaagacatcagagctttaaagagaagaaatatggtttcaggaataccagaaatcgacattccaaatgaagtgtgtgaagaatgcaTGCAGGTgaagcagcataagaacaactaCAGTAAGGATACATGAAGCaagtcgaaggcaattcttgaagtcatatactcttATGTATATGGccctctccaggtggattcgattggagcTAACAAATACATTGTTACATTCATAAATGATTCTAGTCGAAAAttatggtcttacctgatcaagaagaaaagtgaagtgatcaagatattttccaagtttaaatctatggtcaaAAGATAGAGAGAccgaaagatcaagattttgaggactggtggtagtggagaatatgtgtcgaaataattcgatgcattatgtgtgaaagaaggcATTGTGtatgaggtggtgccaccctacaccccacaacagaatggagtcgtagaaaggaagaatataaccatcatgaatatggttagaagtatgttgaaaggaaagcatatacccaaagaattatggggagaagatgtgtcgactgcgacatatatcctgaacagatgtccgacaAAGAAGATAGAAGGAATCACGTCAGAAGAATGTTCatctggtgtcaagcctagcttgagtcataTGAAGGTGTTTGaatctataacacatagacatgtgtcggatcagttgagaagaaaacttgatgacaatttgaatcagatgatcctgataggatatcatttgaatgaaggatacaagttgttcgacctagtgaatatgcaagtggtgatcagtagggacgtgatcataaatgatcttaaggagtgggattggactgagaatgtcaatAAAGATTTAGTGAGAATAttttatgatgaaccagctagtgaagtcgaaagagaggttcgacaagaagaattcagaggtgaagcaggcccaagcagacctcaaagaacaagacacattcctgcaaggttgcaagaatgtgtgattacatcagatgatgtggtcaatgaagaaggtgagctggtatATTATGATTTCTACGTAGAtgtcgaaccagtcaatgcaactgaggcattgaaagattcaaagtggatgaaagcaatgaaTGAAGAGTTGAAGTCAgtcgaagtcaacaacacttggtcacttatCGAATTACCTCAAGACAAAAAGgcaatcaatgtgaagtgggcatacaaggtgaagttgaatcccgAAGGAGAAGTGACTCGATACAAGGTGAGACTTGTGgcaaaaggatttcttcagaaagaaggaatcgacttcgaaAAAGTTTTTGCACTTattgctaggatcgaaacaatcaggttggttgttggtctagcaaacataAAAAACTGGAAGATGTGCCAGATGGACGTGAAATAtgcattcctgaatggccccttagaataagaagtttatgttgtacaaccagttgggtttgtgaaatAAGGTGAATAAAGAAAGGTGTACAagttgcataaagccttgtatggacttaaacaagctccaagagcttggaataagaagatagatggatttctaagggagaaggaatttgtaaAGTGAAAACCTaaacatggagtatatgtaagaagaagaaagagtggattgcttatactatgtctctataTCGATGACTTATTTATAACAGGTAGCTACAAGAAGAAAgtcgaagacttcaaaggtgatctcaagaaggaattcaaaatgtcatatctgggtgacatttcatacttccttggcatcgaattctaaaagagtggtagaggtttgatgatgcatcaaagaagcTATGCAGGCTAAATACTCAAGAGACTTGAGATGCAGGATTGCAACCTAACTTCGACTCCAGCTaagcccagattacaactgtcgaaagattcagatgaaaATGATGTCGACCaaacccaatatagaagacttattgggtcacttcgatatctttgtcatacaaggcctgacttagcatacaataTAGGTATGGTGAGTGGGTTCATGGAGAAGCgaaaggtatcacatctagcagcggcgaggaggatactaaggtatctgaaaggaactctcgactatggaattttgtttcctacaactgatgaaggaaaagaatgtAAATTAGTGgcatacaccgactcaagttggtgtagtgatgtcGAGGATCAAAAATCTAcagttggctatgtgtttatgctagatggtgcaccagttgcttggagttcgagaaaagagccagtaTTGGCATTATCATCATGTGAAAAAGAATACATAGTTTCTtccctttgtgcatgtcaagcaacgtggatggtgaatttggtcgaagagataacagcgaagagtcatggagcaattaccatgaagatcgacagcatgtcagctatcaatctggcgaagaatctgatagcacatggtcaaagcaagcacatcgaaatgaggttccattatcttcaaGAGTAGGTAACATATGagaagatgaatgtggaacacttAAGAACTGAAAATtagattgcagacatcatgacgaagggagtaCTTGTCGAAGTGTTCAAAAGACTaagagttatgatgaatgtagatagcttagacacaatgaattaggtggtgtgttgaattgtaattccttgtgtcgaagcaagttgctcgacagagcaaggaagtgtcgaaccacctagtgtgttgagttgtgttagtgtgtcgaagtgtcgaagcttgttgcttcacacaagatttcgacttaggactattttagtagtgttagctattttgcGCTTTTATAGTTTTAGGCTTTGACTTGAGatccaagttaacctaaatctataaatagagggagtaacccttattcttgtaatggagtgaatagagtattcataacattatattcacagtattttgcaaTTGTTAAGTggataagaagttttccacaatttgtgggcagagagaaactctgcagaatttaattatttttctccttcgtcgttctttactttctatctccattgttcttctcttttcattgttattgagtgggtgataacaatcttgttcatcaagattgattgaaattcttcataaattgtggtggatttccaacaaCTTTGAGGAAGATGAAAATTTAGTTCATTTGTTTTTCAGTTGTAGGGTGAGTTTGAAAGTGTGGGAGAAGGTGTTTGTGTGGATGAATATGGAGGAGGTGAAGAATGAGGATTGTTTGCTGAATTTTCAAAATTTCGGGTTGGCTTTGAGGATGAAAGTGAAGAGTTTCAAACTGAATTTAATTGGATTGTTGCAGAGGAACGACATTATATTTAATAACGTTATTAATTATATTGATGATGTTTGTTAAATATCAAATTTATTTCTTGgtattggattattattggagTCAATCAGAGAGTGAACAGTAGTTTTTAATGGTGTAAAAGTCCTTGTGACTTTATTAATATGTAAAGTTAAATTTGAATTTGGGTTTGAATAGCCCTTGTACTCCATCAATATATTTTACTTATAAAAAAAACTCCGTTGTTGTAAGGAACAAAACATCCATTTTGCTTATAAAAAAAATTCTCGTCCGAGGAACAAAATactcttttttatttatttatttatagaATGCTGGTTTATTTAGAAATTTAAAAATGATGTTGTTTATCACTCATCCTTAAAAAAGAGGGTGTGCTCTGAAAATTAATAACTTAACAATGGATATCTTTTTTATTAAAATGGAAAATGATAGATAAGATACATGCACTACTATGCTCAAACTCTCATATTGTTAGTAGAATGCAATTGAAACAACTTCAATTAGAGACACTTTGATTTTTCAAGATCAGTTTTCAAATGAGACATCACCAATTAAGGGCACTTTGGTTTTCCTTCTTGAGTTTTCCAGTTATTATAGCATGGACATTCTTCCTTGTTACCAGAAGTTCCTGATGGAACACACAAACATGTTGCACAACACTTGTTGCAGTAGAACAAACATGGCTTCTTATGACTAGTCTCTGAACATCGATATTCACATGCTTTGCCACATTCTGcaaaaagtatttaaaatcatattattaaaaaataattagtAATTTTTCTTTAATTATAAGCTGTATGAAGTTTGAGATTTATATATGTTTTGAACTAATACCTTCTGGGCGAAGCGATCTCTCACCACCAGCCTATGAAATTTCATTtcaacaataaataaataaataagtcATTATGAAAAATATAATCAAACAAACATCAAATTCAATAAATAAAACacaataataaacaaacaaaaaataatttttacaCTGTCTAAAAAAAtcttttaaaataaatatataaattattGAGTATCAATTTTCGAAAGAAAAAATAGAGAACTCACATAAACCAGTTGGATCACAGAAGCCAAAGCTAAGATTAGAAGAATGGGATATACAATTTTAGCCATAATGTCTTGtttggaaaaaaaaattaatgtACTATGATATGCTATCATTAGAGTATTTATGGATAAAATCGATGTATGCATGGTAATCAATTTCAATGCTTTTTATTTTTGTCTCAAGTCAATTTCAATGCTaaggaataataataataatatactCACATTATTATTCAATGCCAATTTCAGTATAAACCCAGCCTTTTACTAAAAATGTAAACGTTAAATGTGCCCAATCGGATTTCATTCTTTTGCTAAATCAATTGCGATTTTTACAAAGTATCCATTTATTAAACAGAATATCTTTTTATGTACAAttattgaaaaatattttaaacaTGGAAGGATTATAGTAGGCGACATAactttttttcaaaaaaaaagttaACATATTCATAGATGAATGAAACTTTTGTGCATTAGAGTATTGAAAgtattaattattaataaaatgacAATTATGATATAAATCGTCAATTTACttataatgttgtacttgtcAAACATTAATACAGTATGATCTTTCTTTTCCAAGTAAATCAAATTACTGTGTTGTAATCCAGAAATATAAAATCAAATATGATTTTATAATATATCATGGTGTACAAAGACTATTAATAGTTATTTTTTATTTATAGacaaatatattttttaatagTCTTTATACAACATATATATTATAAAATTATATTTTCAGAAGCTGGTAGTCATAACCTCTACCGGAGTCTATCTGGATGGTTTCTATTTAGAAACATTGACTTTGACATATAAGAGTTGACTTCTTTGTAAACACACTTTTAGTATATCCTTTGGTTCATAGTCTTGACATCTTCAGAGTCAAAATCTGATTTCTATTTTTTGCACACTCATCAAAATTAATAGAGTACAAAAGTGTTCTTTacactttgttatcatcaaaactcaaggataGTTGTATAACCAAACTTGTTCCAATAGTCATGTCAGGTCTTGTTGAATTGAGATACAACAATCAGCCTTTAAGTCTTATGTATGAAGGTATGTCATGGTAAGGAGAGTTGAAGTCCTGATGTAGCTTTATGGCAGGATCAAATGGTGTAATGATTGGTCTGTATTCGATAAAACCTGAATCATCAAGAAAATCAAGACGATACATTCTCTAATTTAAGAATATACCTTCCTATGATTGTGCCACTTCAATGCCTAGAAAATACTTCAGCTCACCTAAATCCTTGATTTTGAATGTATTATCCAATGTCAGTTTTATCAAATTAAATTCATTCAAATCACTCCCCTACTAGAATTACATTATCAACATACATTAACAACATTTTGATGGATGatattttaaatttcaaaaatagTGAGTGATCAGAGGTATCTTATTTGTAGTGATGTGGAATGAGGAATGATGTAAGCCTTTCATAGCATCTTCTGCTAGCTTGTTTAATCCCATATAGGGATTTGACAAGCTTAAACACTTAGTTAGGCTTAGTAGAAATTACACCTGGTTGAATAATTATGTACACATGTTCTTGAATGTCACCATGTAAGAATGTATTATTCACACCTAGTTGATGTAAATGACATTGCTTACATGAATCCAATGTTATGATGGTTCTGACAAATGTGAGTTTAGCAAATGGTGAATAGGTGTCGAAATAATCAAGACCCTCTATCTGGTTATAACCCTTGGTTACCAGTCGTGCCTTAAATATATTAATGGAACCATTAACAAGGTACTTAATCTTATAGACTCATCGGTAACCAATTGGTGTAACACCAGGAGGTAAGTCTACGATCTTCCAAGTCCCAGTTCTCTTAAGGGCTAGAAGTTCAAGTTACATAACTTGCTTCCAAGATTCATGCTTGGAAGTTTCACGGTATGTATTAGGTCCAATATTATACAATGACAAAGAGTAATGTGAGTGTCTAAGAGACAGATTGTGATGTGAAATGAATTTTGACAATGGATAAGAAGTACTTGTGGAAGATGGATTTGATGTAGCAAGAGAGTTGCAAATGTAGTCTTGCAAATAAGAAGGATGGTGGCTCACCCTTAAAGAAGTTCTGGTTGGTGGAACTGAGTGGTTTGTCGAATGATCAGATGT from Lathyrus oleraceus cultivar Zhongwan6 chromosome 7, CAAS_Psat_ZW6_1.0, whole genome shotgun sequence encodes the following:
- the LOC127107825 gene encoding gibberellin-regulated protein 12, with the protein product MAKIVYPILLILALASVIQLVYAGGERSLRPEECGKACEYRCSETSHKKPCLFYCNKCCATCLCVPSGTSGNKEECPCYNNWKTQEGKPKCP